From a region of the Streptococcus ruminantium genome:
- a CDS encoding RluA family pseudouridine synthase, translating to MRFEYIADQHIKIKTFLKKYGVSKSLLAKIKYMGGNIWVNDIERNATYLLDIGDRVTIDIPAEEDVTGSLKPISFPLDIVYEDDHFLAINKPVGYASIPSVLHSSTIANFVKGYLIAQDYENKQVHIVTRLDRDTSGVMLFAKHGYAHARLDKQLQAKSIQKRYYALIKGNGVLKVQGDIIAPIGRPEDSIITRCVTNTGKYAHTSYRVVQSWNDIHLVDIQLHTGRTHQIRVHFAHIGFPLLGDDMYGGSLECGIERQALHCHHLVFDNPFSAERIDLEVSLPDDFQAVINQLTSK from the coding sequence ATGCGCTTTGAATATATAGCTGACCAGCATATAAAAATCAAGACATTTCTTAAAAAATATGGTGTTTCCAAGAGTCTACTCGCCAAAATTAAGTACATGGGTGGCAATATCTGGGTCAACGATATAGAACGCAATGCAACTTACTTGCTTGATATTGGAGATAGAGTTACAATTGATATACCGGCTGAGGAGGATGTTACGGGAAGTTTGAAACCGATTTCCTTTCCACTGGACATTGTTTATGAAGATGACCATTTCTTGGCTATCAATAAACCAGTTGGTTATGCATCAATTCCATCTGTTTTACATTCCTCAACGATTGCTAATTTTGTCAAGGGATACTTGATTGCTCAGGATTATGAAAATAAGCAGGTTCACATTGTAACGCGTCTGGATAGAGATACTTCTGGTGTGATGCTGTTTGCAAAGCATGGCTATGCCCATGCTCGTCTGGATAAACAGTTGCAGGCGAAATCGATTCAGAAACGTTACTATGCTCTAATCAAGGGAAATGGAGTCTTGAAAGTTCAAGGTGATATTATTGCTCCGATTGGGCGACCAGAAGATAGTATTATTACTCGCTGTGTGACCAATACGGGGAAGTATGCCCATACTTCCTATCGTGTTGTCCAATCATGGAATGACATTCATTTAGTAGATATTCAACTCCATACAGGTCGAACGCATCAAATTCGTGTTCATTTTGCTCACATTGGTTTTCCATTGCTGGGAGATGACATGTATGGAGGGAGTTTAGAATGTGGGATAGAGCGTCAGGCTCTGCATTGTCATCATTTGGTCTTTGACAATCCTTTTTCAGCCGAAAGGATTGATTTGGAAGTGTCTCTTCCAGATGATTTTCAGGCTGTTATCAATCAGTTAACAAGTAAATAA
- the pta gene encoding phosphate acetyltransferase, which produces MKIFEQLATKLEGKKVRIVLPEGEEPRILQATKRLVNESDVVPVLLGNPERIKIYLDIEGITEGFEIIDPAHYDKYDEMVAALVERRKGKVTEEQAHELLKDVNYFGVMLVYMGVVEGMVSGAIHSTASTVRPALQIIKTEPGVSKTSGAFLMVKGEERYIFGDCAINIDPDAQTLAEIAINSARTAKMFGIDPKVAMLSYSTKGSGSGPKVDKVVEATKIAQKLRPELDLDGELQFDAAFVPTTGKLKAPGSNVAGQATVFIFPGISAGNIGYKIAERMGGFAAVGPVLQGLNQPVNDLSRGCNPDDVYNLTLITAVQALEHR; this is translated from the coding sequence ATGAAAATTTTTGAGCAATTAGCTACAAAGCTAGAGGGTAAAAAAGTTCGTATCGTATTGCCAGAAGGCGAAGAACCACGCATCTTGCAAGCGACAAAACGTTTGGTTAACGAATCAGATGTAGTACCAGTCTTGCTTGGAAACCCTGAACGTATTAAAATTTACCTAGACATCGAAGGGATTACAGAAGGTTTTGAAATTATTGACCCTGCTCACTATGACAAGTATGATGAGATGGTAGCAGCATTGGTGGAGCGCCGTAAGGGCAAAGTGACTGAAGAACAAGCACATGAATTGTTGAAAGATGTGAACTACTTCGGTGTGATGCTGGTCTATATGGGGGTTGTAGAAGGAATGGTTTCAGGTGCCATTCATTCTACAGCTTCAACAGTTCGTCCAGCCCTCCAGATTATCAAAACCGAGCCAGGAGTGTCTAAGACGTCGGGAGCTTTCTTGATGGTCAAAGGTGAAGAACGTTATATTTTTGGTGATTGTGCGATTAACATTGACCCGGATGCTCAAACACTTGCAGAGATTGCGATTAACTCGGCTCGTACTGCTAAGATGTTTGGTATTGATCCCAAAGTGGCCATGCTCAGCTATTCGACAAAGGGCTCAGGTTCAGGGCCTAAGGTTGATAAGGTTGTAGAAGCGACCAAGATTGCTCAGAAATTGCGTCCAGAGTTAGATTTGGATGGGGAATTGCAATTTGATGCAGCTTTTGTTCCAACGACTGGAAAGTTGAAGGCACCAGGTTCAAATGTAGCAGGTCAGGCAACAGTATTTATTTTCCCAGGTATCTCAGCAGGTAATATTGGTTACAAGATTGCAGAGCGTATGGGTGGTTTTGCTGCAGTTGGTCCTGTTTTGCAGGGACTTAATCAGCCTGTAAACGACCTGTCTCGTGGTTGTAATCCGGATGATGTTTACAATTTGACCTTGATTACTGCGGTTCAAGCCTTGGAGCACCGTTAA
- a CDS encoding ABC transporter ATP-binding protein: MKFLSRYFKDYTKESILGPFFKLLEACFELLVPLIIANIVDTIIPNGSRGDLVAMLFLLVTFAGIGVVVALVAQYFSAKVAVGVTKELTEDLYQKVLSLPKSSRDRLSSSSLLTRLTSDTLQIQTGINIFLRLFLRAPIVVFGALIMAFYLSPSLSLYFMGMIFILLVLVTGISLITSRIYQSLRKKLDSLVGQVRETMTGWRVIRAFGQKEREIKAFQTINQEYEKQQLQAGFWSSLLSPLTFLVVNITLVVLIWQGNEAISSNGLEQGMLVALINYLLQILVELVKMVMVVSTLNQTYISAQRIQEVFEQESEDIEAPLPKITCKDRNLIFSVQHLSFSYPRSSEASLLDITFNLYKGQFMGIIGGTGAGKSTLVDLLQALYPVPADQLSLFIDGGNPENLRLWRQQLALVPQQAQLFAGTVRSNLSLGLKQVSDSDVWAALDIAQARDFIEEKGGLESPVEAFGKNFSGGQRQRLTIARAVLQQASVLILDDATSALDYMTESRLLSAIRKHLPEKTLIMISQRTNSLRLADQILVLDQGQQVGLGRHEDLLRISAVYQEINQSQEVEEVSHHAGI, encoded by the coding sequence ATGAAATTTTTATCACGATATTTTAAGGATTATACAAAGGAATCCATACTTGGTCCATTTTTCAAGCTATTAGAGGCCTGTTTTGAACTTCTAGTACCATTGATTATTGCCAATATCGTTGATACAATTATTCCAAATGGCAGCCGGGGAGACCTGGTTGCTATGCTTTTTTTGCTGGTTACTTTTGCTGGTATCGGAGTTGTTGTTGCGCTTGTGGCACAATATTTTTCAGCTAAAGTGGCAGTTGGAGTGACAAAAGAGTTAACGGAAGATTTGTATCAAAAGGTGCTTTCCCTTCCCAAATCTAGTCGAGATAGGTTATCTTCTTCAAGTTTACTGACTCGATTAACAAGCGATACCTTACAGATTCAGACGGGGATCAATATTTTTTTACGTTTGTTTTTGCGTGCTCCGATTGTGGTATTTGGTGCCCTTATCATGGCCTTTTATCTCAGTCCTAGTCTGTCTCTTTATTTTATGGGGATGATTTTTATCTTGCTTGTGCTTGTGACAGGTATCTCCTTGATTACCAGCCGTATTTATCAAAGCTTGCGAAAAAAATTAGATAGTTTGGTCGGTCAAGTACGTGAAACTATGACAGGTTGGCGAGTTATTCGTGCTTTTGGGCAGAAAGAGCGTGAAATCAAGGCATTTCAGACAATCAATCAAGAGTATGAAAAGCAGCAGTTACAAGCTGGCTTTTGGTCCAGTCTTTTATCGCCACTAACATTTTTAGTAGTCAATATCACCTTGGTGGTTTTGATATGGCAGGGAAATGAGGCGATTTCTAGTAATGGATTGGAACAAGGGATGCTGGTTGCTCTCATCAATTACCTTTTACAAATTTTAGTGGAATTGGTCAAGATGGTGATGGTGGTTTCAACCCTCAATCAGACTTACATTTCAGCTCAGCGAATTCAAGAGGTGTTTGAGCAAGAATCAGAAGATATAGAAGCTCCATTACCCAAGATAACCTGTAAAGATAGGAACCTTATTTTTTCTGTCCAACATCTTTCTTTTTCCTACCCTCGGTCATCGGAAGCCTCTTTGTTAGATATTACTTTTAACTTGTATAAGGGGCAATTTATGGGAATTATTGGTGGTACAGGTGCTGGTAAGTCTACACTGGTAGACTTATTGCAGGCTCTCTATCCAGTGCCAGCTGATCAGTTATCCTTGTTTATAGATGGGGGGAATCCAGAAAATTTGAGGCTTTGGAGACAGCAGTTAGCCTTGGTTCCCCAGCAGGCTCAGCTTTTTGCTGGCACTGTCCGTTCTAATCTATCATTGGGGCTTAAACAGGTTTCTGATAGTGATGTGTGGGCTGCCTTAGACATTGCTCAAGCTAGAGATTTTATTGAGGAAAAGGGAGGTTTGGAGAGTCCAGTTGAAGCATTTGGTAAGAACTTTTCTGGAGGTCAACGTCAGCGTCTAACCATTGCGCGTGCTGTTTTACAGCAGGCATCGGTATTGATACTAGATGATGCAACTTCGGCTTTGGACTATATGACAGAAAGTCGTCTCTTATCTGCTATTCGCAAACATTTACCTGAAAAAACCTTGATAATGATATCGCAGCGGACCAATAGTTTGCGGTTGGCGGATCAAATTTTAGTATTAGATCAAGGACAGCAAGTGGGGCTTGGTCGTCATGAGGATTTGCTAAGAATCTCAGCGGTTTACCAAGAAATCAATCAGTCACAAGAAGTCGAGGAGGTTAGTCATCATGCAGGAATCTAG
- a CDS encoding ABC transporter ATP-binding protein codes for MQESSFKGLVKLVVKQPLRLSLLLIGTFVQVVLTVYLPILIGQAVDATLLADSQFLFKIVQRMLLLILLNTMVQWWLPLITNRLVYGIVTNLREQVYVKLHHMPLSYLDSQSVGDLVARFSSDSEQLTNGLLMIFNQFFIGVLTIIFTIFTMAGLDLTMMLLVVALTPVSLLVSRYIAKKSYGYYRKQTQARGRQSQLLEESINQLTLIQSFNAQDQFASDFQSVNDSYATYSQQAIFASSTVNPSTRFINAVIYAFLAGLGALRIMMGNFTVGSLTTFLHYASQYSKPFNDISSVLSELQSALACADRLFTILALDGLAEQAERTINPEELKGAVSFENVSFSYRSDRSLIEHLDIQVKSGQKVAIVGPTGAGKSTMINLLMRFYDVTAGQIVLDGVPISQYSREELRKQIGMVLQETWIKSGTIHDTISYGYPNATRESVIEAAKAANADFFIRQLPQGYDTILTDGGRSLSQGQRQLLSIARVFIKIPKILILDEATSSIDTRTEILVQEAFAKLMKGRTSFIIAHRLSTIQSADLILVMVDGKIVEQGNHIELMARQGIYYKMQMSQQAKGE; via the coding sequence ATGCAGGAATCTAGTTTTAAAGGTCTTGTAAAATTGGTTGTGAAACAACCTTTAAGACTCAGCTTGCTTCTGATTGGAACCTTTGTACAGGTTGTGCTGACGGTTTATCTACCGATTTTAATTGGTCAAGCGGTAGATGCTACACTTTTAGCGGATAGCCAATTCTTATTTAAGATTGTTCAGCGGATGTTGCTTCTTATTCTGCTGAATACCATGGTTCAGTGGTGGCTGCCTCTAATAACCAATCGTTTGGTCTATGGTATAGTGACAAATTTGAGAGAACAGGTCTATGTCAAACTTCATCATATGCCTTTATCTTATTTAGATAGTCAGTCTGTAGGGGATCTGGTTGCCCGTTTCTCAAGCGATAGTGAACAACTGACCAATGGATTGTTGATGATTTTCAACCAATTTTTTATTGGAGTTTTGACGATTATCTTTACTATTTTTACCATGGCAGGACTGGATTTGACGATGATGCTATTGGTAGTTGCTTTGACTCCGGTTTCACTTCTGGTTTCACGCTATATCGCTAAAAAAAGCTATGGTTACTATAGAAAACAGACTCAGGCACGTGGACGGCAATCTCAACTTCTAGAAGAGTCTATAAACCAATTGACTCTCATTCAATCCTTTAATGCTCAAGATCAGTTTGCAAGTGACTTTCAGTCTGTCAATGATAGCTATGCAACCTATTCTCAGCAGGCTATTTTTGCTTCTTCGACTGTCAATCCCAGCACTCGTTTCATCAACGCTGTCATTTATGCTTTTCTGGCGGGACTTGGAGCTTTACGGATTATGATGGGAAACTTTACCGTTGGATCTTTGACAACTTTCCTCCATTATGCTAGTCAGTATAGTAAACCCTTTAATGATATTTCTTCGGTCCTTTCAGAGTTGCAGAGCGCGTTGGCTTGTGCAGATAGATTATTTACTATTTTAGCTTTAGATGGTTTGGCAGAACAGGCAGAGCGAACAATCAATCCCGAGGAGTTGAAAGGAGCTGTCTCTTTTGAAAATGTGTCCTTTTCATATCGCAGTGACCGTTCCCTGATTGAACATCTGGATATTCAAGTCAAATCAGGTCAGAAGGTAGCTATTGTTGGACCAACTGGAGCAGGCAAATCTACAATGATTAACTTGCTCATGCGCTTTTACGATGTGACAGCAGGTCAGATTGTGTTAGATGGCGTTCCGATTAGTCAGTACAGTCGTGAGGAACTCCGAAAGCAAATTGGGATGGTATTACAAGAAACATGGATAAAGTCGGGAACAATCCATGATACCATCTCCTATGGTTATCCCAATGCTACACGAGAATCAGTTATAGAGGCAGCCAAAGCAGCCAATGCTGACTTTTTCATTCGTCAACTACCACAAGGATATGATACGATTTTAACGGATGGAGGACGTTCCCTATCTCAAGGACAACGTCAGCTCCTATCCATTGCGCGTGTCTTCATTAAAATTCCTAAAATCCTAATTTTGGATGAAGCAACCTCCTCCATTGATACAAGAACTGAGATTTTGGTACAAGAAGCCTTTGCAAAATTGATGAAAGGACGAACCAGCTTCATTATTGCTCACAGATTATCCACTATTCAATCGGCAGATTTGATCTTAGTTATGGTTGACGGAAAAATTGTAGAACAGGGGAATCATATAGAGTTAATGGCTCGTCAGGGTATTTATTATAAGATGCAGATGAGCCAGCAAGCAAAAGGAGAATGA
- a CDS encoding PaaI family thioesterase yields MIDKLKLTPITALDDYQTEMINKREVLLTAKVTEKSLNPYGMAHGGYLFTLADSVAGLTTVAGGVYSVTLQSNIHYMKAAKLEDTLSVTGRCTHDGSRTKVVEVTIQNQDKKLIATASFTMFVTGKVE; encoded by the coding sequence TTGATAGATAAATTGAAATTAACCCCTATCACAGCTCTGGATGATTACCAGACCGAGATGATTAACAAACGTGAAGTGTTATTGACTGCTAAAGTTACTGAAAAATCGCTGAATCCATATGGTATGGCGCACGGTGGTTATCTTTTTACCTTGGCAGATTCTGTAGCTGGATTGACAACTGTTGCAGGTGGAGTTTACTCAGTCACTCTTCAGTCCAATATTCATTACATGAAAGCAGCAAAGCTAGAAGATACCCTATCAGTAACTGGTCGCTGTACCCATGATGGTAGCAGGACAAAGGTTGTTGAAGTAACGATACAAAATCAAGATAAAAAGTTGATAGCGACAGCGAGTTTTACCATGTTTGTGACAGGGAAAGTAGAATAA
- the mutY gene encoding A/G-specific adenine glycosylase has translation MLDLKKYEIEMWPKEKIVAFRKALLDWYDANKRDLPWRRTRDPYAIWLSEVMLQQTRVDTVIPYYERFLYHLPTISDLAAAPEEVILKLWEGLGYYSRVRNMQKAAQQMVADFGGHFPKTHAEISRLKGIGPYTAGAIASIAFDLPEPAVDGNVMRVLSRLFEVNYDIGLPANRKIFQAMMELLIDPDRPGDFNQALMDLGSDIESPVNPRPEDSPVKEFSAAYLNGTMDKYPIKAPKKKPLPVAYHGFLIRNKDNQFLLEKNTDAGLLSGFWSFPLLKKGTIVDKQVSLFEIAEEPIQPDIRQSFTELYGLTIDWQEQEFDSVQHVFSHRKWQIDLTEGLARTAKLPTNREIRWVSVEDFHSYPFAKPQQKMWDSFLRGKER, from the coding sequence ATGTTAGATTTGAAAAAATATGAAATAGAAATGTGGCCGAAAGAGAAGATTGTAGCTTTTCGCAAGGCACTTTTGGATTGGTACGATGCGAATAAACGTGACCTTCCTTGGCGAAGAACAAGAGATCCTTACGCTATTTGGCTATCAGAAGTCATGCTTCAGCAGACTAGGGTAGATACTGTGATTCCCTATTATGAACGATTTCTCTACCATTTGCCGACTATCAGTGATCTAGCTGCTGCTCCAGAAGAAGTCATACTTAAACTTTGGGAGGGCTTGGGCTACTATTCACGTGTTCGGAACATGCAAAAAGCTGCTCAACAGATGGTCGCAGATTTTGGTGGCCACTTTCCAAAAACGCATGCAGAAATTTCCAGATTAAAAGGAATCGGTCCCTATACTGCTGGGGCTATTGCAAGTATTGCTTTTGATTTACCAGAACCTGCTGTAGATGGTAATGTTATGCGGGTTCTCAGTCGTCTGTTTGAGGTAAATTACGATATAGGTTTGCCGGCAAATCGTAAGATTTTTCAAGCTATGATGGAGCTTTTGATTGATCCTGATAGACCAGGAGATTTCAACCAAGCTCTGATGGATTTGGGTTCTGATATTGAATCCCCGGTGAATCCCCGGCCAGAAGATAGCCCAGTCAAGGAATTTAGTGCGGCCTATCTCAACGGAACGATGGATAAATATCCTATCAAAGCTCCAAAGAAAAAGCCCTTGCCTGTAGCCTATCACGGATTTCTTATCAGAAATAAGGACAATCAATTTTTGCTGGAAAAAAACACAGATGCAGGACTTTTATCCGGTTTTTGGTCCTTTCCACTTTTGAAAAAAGGGACAATCGTAGACAAGCAGGTATCTCTTTTTGAAATAGCAGAAGAACCTATTCAACCAGATATTCGGCAGAGCTTTACGGAACTTTATGGACTAACCATCGATTGGCAAGAGCAAGAATTTGACTCCGTTCAACATGTTTTTAGTCACCGCAAATGGCAGATAGATTTAACAGAAGGTCTAGCAAGGACAGCTAAACTCCCAACCAATCGAGAAATTAGGTGGGTATCTGTGGAGGATTTTCATTCTTATCCTTTTGCTAAACCACAGCAGAAGATGTGGGATTCCTTTCTCCGTGGAAAAGAAAGATAA
- a CDS encoding ATP-binding cassette domain-containing protein, with translation MLLTTQHLSLDHQKDLRNLVQDLNLIVNPGDKVAIIGEEGNGKSSLLQALMDSSLVAHYLLMTGTIQRNFHSFIYIPQSISKEIAELTLNDYFFGDMDANLDYGLLYLYAEQLQFDSNRFASQQIIASLSGGEKLKIQLIKSLASPAELIFLDEPSNDLDLDTLLWLENYIITSSQAIIFVSHDEDFLAKTATKVIHLESVKKKTLAQTQVRQVDYQNYSRQRQEAYQKQKQQAQNDRKEFDKVMAKHLRQKSQVRDTLLKTHDATLGRLIAKKMKNVLSHEKRYEKMKENLTQVPFHEDTIALFFSDISPLPPRKQLLQYENFKLEIGDQILAKQIHFYLNAQDKIGIIGSNGIGKSTFLNILYQQLSQRPDIILGYMPQHYEDLLDESVSPLTFLSPQGNREQEQIILTHLASLQFTRQEVHHKISELSGGQKAKLLLLKMVLDRANFLLLDEPSRNFSPTSQPYIRQLFTNYSGGLVCVSHDRRFLREVCNKIYRLTEKGLEEIELENLE, from the coding sequence ATGCTGCTAACTACTCAACACCTCTCCCTTGACCATCAAAAAGATCTACGAAACTTGGTACAGGATCTAAATTTAATTGTTAATCCTGGCGATAAAGTGGCTATTATAGGAGAAGAAGGAAATGGTAAATCCAGTCTGCTACAAGCTCTAATGGACTCATCACTAGTTGCTCACTATCTACTCATGACTGGTACTATACAGAGAAATTTTCATTCCTTTATCTACATTCCTCAAAGTATTTCCAAAGAAATAGCAGAGCTAACTCTGAACGACTACTTCTTTGGGGATATGGATGCCAATTTGGATTATGGTTTACTTTATCTCTACGCTGAGCAGCTACAATTTGACAGCAACCGTTTTGCTAGTCAACAGATTATTGCTAGCCTGTCAGGGGGAGAAAAGCTAAAAATTCAATTAATTAAATCACTAGCCAGTCCTGCGGAGCTTATTTTCCTAGATGAACCATCTAACGATCTAGACTTGGATACCTTGCTTTGGCTGGAAAATTACATCATAACCAGCTCTCAGGCAATCATCTTTGTCTCTCACGATGAGGACTTTCTTGCTAAAACAGCTACAAAGGTTATCCATTTGGAATCCGTCAAGAAAAAAACGCTTGCCCAGACACAAGTTCGACAAGTTGATTATCAGAACTACAGTCGACAACGTCAGGAAGCCTATCAGAAACAAAAGCAACAGGCTCAAAATGATCGCAAGGAATTTGATAAAGTCATGGCTAAACACCTACGACAGAAATCTCAGGTTCGCGATACTCTATTAAAAACCCACGATGCGACTCTGGGGCGCTTGATTGCTAAAAAAATGAAAAATGTTCTCTCTCATGAAAAACGCTATGAGAAAATGAAAGAAAATCTGACTCAGGTTCCCTTTCACGAAGATACCATCGCTCTATTTTTCTCAGATATTTCTCCCCTTCCACCAAGAAAGCAACTCTTACAATATGAGAATTTTAAACTAGAAATAGGCGACCAGATACTAGCTAAGCAGATTCATTTTTACCTAAATGCCCAAGATAAAATCGGAATTATCGGCTCCAACGGGATAGGAAAATCAACCTTTCTCAACATTCTCTATCAGCAACTCAGCCAACGACCAGATATTATATTGGGGTATATGCCTCAACATTATGAAGATTTACTGGATGAATCTGTTTCACCTCTCACATTTCTATCACCTCAGGGTAACCGTGAACAAGAGCAAATCATTTTGACACATCTTGCCAGTCTCCAATTTACCCGTCAAGAAGTTCATCATAAAATTAGTGAATTGTCTGGTGGACAAAAAGCCAAGCTGCTGTTACTCAAAATGGTGCTTGATCGTGCAAACTTCCTCCTGCTAGATGAACCTAGTCGCAACTTCTCACCGACATCTCAACCCTATATTCGACAATTATTTACAAATTACTCTGGCGGTCTAGTCTGCGTTTCCCATGATAGACGGTTTCTAAGAGAAGTTTGTAATAAGATTTATAGATTAACAGAAAAAGGATTGGAAGAAATCGAATTAGAAAATTTGGAATGA
- a CDS encoding GNAT family N-acetyltransferase gives MNIKTILRALIGDKRYWKKGLGFKVLERMIERAKELNFKEIIVEEIYDWNEGSRKLFEKCGFIAVRKLQKAGPIRR, from the coding sequence TTGAATATCAAAACGATTTTAAGGGCTTTGATAGGTGATAAGCGTTATTGGAAAAAGGGACTTGGCTTTAAGGTGCTAGAGCGTATGATTGAGCGGGCCAAAGAACTGAATTTTAAAGAAATAATTGTCGAAGAAATTTACGATTGGAATGAAGGCTCTCGTAAGTTATTTGAAAAATGTGGCTTTATAGCTGTAAGAAAACTGCAAAAGGCTGGTCCTATAAGAAGGTAA
- a CDS encoding amino acid ABC transporter ATP-binding protein, which produces MAQLKINVHDLHKYYGKNEVLKGITAKFYEGDVVCIIGPSGSGKSTFLRTMNLLETITSGQVTVDGYDLTDPKTDVDAFRSNVGMVFQHFNLFPHMSVLDNITFAPIEHKLLDKTQAEKVGMELLEKVGLSDKRDAMPDSLSGGQKQRVAIARALAMNPDIMLFDEPTSALDPEMVGDVLKVMKDLAEQGMTMLIVTHEMGFARKVANRVIFTDGGEFLEDGTPEQIFDNPQHPRLKDFLDKVLNV; this is translated from the coding sequence ATGGCTCAATTAAAAATCAACGTCCACGATTTACACAAGTACTATGGTAAAAATGAAGTTCTCAAAGGAATTACTGCTAAGTTCTACGAGGGAGATGTCGTTTGTATCATCGGTCCTTCCGGTTCTGGTAAATCTACCTTCCTTCGCACAATGAACTTGCTTGAAACGATTACCAGTGGTCAAGTAACTGTTGATGGTTATGATTTAACAGATCCAAAAACAGATGTTGATGCCTTCCGCTCAAATGTCGGTATGGTATTCCAACACTTTAACCTTTTCCCGCATATGTCCGTGCTAGACAACATTACCTTTGCTCCCATTGAACACAAGTTGCTAGACAAGACTCAGGCTGAAAAGGTCGGTATGGAATTATTAGAAAAGGTTGGTTTATCAGACAAGCGCGATGCCATGCCTGATAGTCTCTCTGGCGGACAGAAACAGCGTGTAGCCATCGCTCGTGCCCTAGCTATGAATCCAGACATCATGCTCTTTGATGAACCAACTTCAGCCCTTGACCCTGAGATGGTCGGTGATGTACTGAAGGTCATGAAGGACCTCGCTGAACAAGGAATGACAATGCTGATTGTTACCCACGAAATGGGCTTTGCTCGCAAGGTTGCCAACCGTGTTATCTTTACGGATGGTGGTGAATTCCTTGAAGATGGCACTCCTGAGCAAATCTTTGATAATCCGCAACATCCTCGTCTCAAAGACTTCCTAGATAAAGTTTTGAATGTTTAA